The proteins below are encoded in one region of Brassica napus cultivar Da-Ae chromosome A6, Da-Ae, whole genome shotgun sequence:
- the LOC106351300 gene encoding uncharacterized protein LOC106351300 codes for MSELFDTLPTWDLHNLGSLFNQNFNLDACYNIDESPEHILRSPEVDIIGDVSTGYLEDALIEFRVKSKRRRLSFNAEDKPNNHFDNYQNDWRISENYSCTSSQFADESPNSSINIFPESSNQPKHSFEPSSSTSEKHYCDNKKRVVYPFGLVKPGGREEDVTLNDINKKILMPSARPVRHPVGAFACRPCLSAHGPGLSGKAVVAFTKIQTSGRGTITIIRTKG; via the exons atgagTGAGCTTTTCGACACTCTCCCCACTTGGGATCTCCATAACCTTGGATCACTCTTCAACCAAAACTTCAACTTAG ATGCATGTTACAACATTGATGAATCGCCGGAGCATATACTCCGTTCGCCGGAGGTGGATATTATCGGTGATGTATCCACCGGCTACCTCGAAGACGCACTCATCGAATTCCGTGTGAAAAGCAAGCGGAGACGTCTTTCGTTCAACGCCGAGGACAAACCAAATAATCACTTTGACAATTATCAG AATGATTGGAGAATCTCTGAGAATTATAGCTGCACGAGTAGTCAGTTTGCAG ATGAATCTCCAAATTCATCCATTAATATTTTTCCAGAATCTTCAAATCAGCCGAAGCACTCTTTCGAGCCATCTTCATCCACTTCAG AGAAACATTACTGTGACAATAAGAAGAGAGTAGTGTATCCATTTGGACTGGTGAAACCAGGTGGTCGAGAAGAAGATGTAACCCTAAACGACATAAATAAGAAGATTCTCATGCCGTCGGCTCGGCCAGTTCGGCATCCGGTTGGAGCCTTTGCATGCCGTCCGTGTCTCTCTGCTCATGGACCGGGTCTTTCAGGCAAAGCCGTGGTTGCTTTCACAAAGATACAAACATCAGGGAGGGGTACAATTACTATAATAAGAACCAAGGGATGA
- the LOC106346601 gene encoding probable splicing factor 3A subunit 1, with product MFSSSQILPLEAPPTDGNLGPLPPSQLTDQEAEERELQSSSSNQAPESVATHTRTIGIIHPPPDIRSIVEKTAQFVSKNGLEFEKRIIASNAKNAKFNFLTSSDPYHAFYQHKLAEYRAQNQDGAQGDDTDGPDGASLQLDAGGGGDGEAGEGQPDLQAQFRVPPKPLEPPEPEKYTVRLPEGITGEELEYIKLTAQFVARNGKSFLTGLQSRESNNPQFHFMKPTHSLFSFFTALVDAYFDVLKPPEDLKEKLRKSAADLTTVLERCLHRLEWDRSQEQQRKKEEDEKEQERVQMAMIDWHDFVVVESIDFADEEDDELPPPMTLEEVIRRSKVSSAMEEDEVVEPGKEVEMEMDEEEVRLVAEGMRAANLEANGSSVKIETLNDEEAPMRIVKNWKRPEDRIPTERDPTKVVISPITGELIPISEMSEHMRISLIDPKFKEQKDRMFAKIRETTLAQDDEIAKNIVGLARLRPDIFGTTEEEVSNAVKAEIEKKKDEQPSQVIWDGHTGSIGRTANQALAQNANGEEQYGDPNSFPGPAALPPPRPGVPIIRSLPPPPNLALNLPRPPPSVQYPGPPRPLGVPMMQPMHPQHQLSMPGPPGHQPMMMNRPPQMQHGMPVPPPPGSQFAHLQVPRPYGQLPPTMHGMMQPPPMHGMPPPPPHEEAPPLPEEPEPKRQKFDESALVPEEQFLAQHPGPATIRVSVPNVDDGQVIEITVHSLSENVGSLKEKIAGETQIPANKQKLSGKAGFLKDNLSLAHYNVGAGEMLTLSLRERGGRKR from the exons atgttcAGCTCGTCGCAGATACTCCCACTCGAGGCTCCTCCCACCGACGGGAACCTCGGTCCACTTCCTCCTTCGCAGCTAACGGATCAGGAAGCCGAAGAGAGAGAGCTTCAAAGCAGCAGCTCAAACCAAGCTCCGGAGTCTGTAGCGACTCACACGAGGACCATCGGAATCATCCACCCGCCTCCGGATATCAGAAGTATTGTAGAGAAGACTGCTCAGTTCGTCTCCAAGAACGGTTTGGAGTTTGAGAAGAGGATCATCGCCAGCAATGCCAAGAACGCTAAGTTCAACTTTTTGACGAGCTCAGATCCTTATCACGCCTTTTACCAGCACAAGCTCGCTGAGTACCGTGCTCAGAATCAAGATGGAGCTCAGGGTGATGATACTGATGGTCCTGATGGTGCAAGTCTTCAGCTTGAtgctggtggtggtggtgatggtgaAGCAGGTGAGGGACAGCCGGACCTTCAGGCTCAGTTTCGGGTTCCTCCTAAGCCTTTGGAACCTCCTGAGCCTGAGAAGTATACTGTTAGACTTCCTGAAGGGATTACAGGGGAGGAGCTTGAGTATATTAAGCTCACGGCGCAGTTTGTGGCAAGGAATGGCAAGTCTTTCTTGACTGGGTTGCAGAGTAGGGAGAGTAACAATCCTCAGTTTCATTTTATGAAGCCGACTCATAGTTTGTTCTCTTTTTTCACTGCTCTGGTTGATGCGTATTTTGATGTGTTAAAGCCTCCGGAAGACTTGAAGGAGAAGCTGAGGAAGAGCGCTGCTGATTTGACTACTGTTCTTGAGCGTTGTTTGCATCGTCTTGAATGGGATCGTTCTCAGGAGCAGCAGAGGAAGAAGGAAGAGGACGAGAAAGAGCAGGAGAGAGTGCAGATGGCTATGATTGATTGGCATGATTTCGTGGTTGTTGAATCGATTGATTTTGCTGACGAGGAGGACGATGAGTTGCCACCGCCTATGACGCTCGAGGAAGTCATAAGGAGGAGCAAAGTATCATCAGCGATGGAGGAGGATGAAGTTGTGGAGCCTGGCAAGGAAGTCGAGATGGAaatggatgaagaagaagtcagGCTTGTTGCGGAAGGAATGAGAGCAGCGAACTTGGAAGCTAACGGTAGCtctgtaaagattgaaactttgaACGATGAGGAAGCACCTATGAGGATTGTTAAGAACTGGAAGAGGCCAGAAGATAGGATCCCGACAGAGAGAGATCCTACTAAAGTTGTTATATCTCCAATTACTGGCGAGCTGATTCCCATTAGCGAGATGTCTGAGCACATGCGGATCTCGCTTATTGATCCTAAGTTCAAAGAGCAGAAGGATCGGATGTTTGCTAAGATTCGCGAGACTACTCTTGCGCAAGACGACGAGATTGCAAAGAACATAGTCGGGCTTGCGCGTCTGCGTCCTGATATTTTCGGGACAACTGAAGAAGAAGTCTCAAACGCTGTAAAAGCAGAgattgagaagaagaaagatgagcAGCCAAGTCAAGTAATATGGGATGGTCACACAGGAAGTATAGGTCGCACAGCAAACCAAGCCTTGGCTCAGAATGCTAATGGAGAGGAGCAATATGGAGATCCGAATAGCTTCCCTGGTCCAGctgctcttcctcctcctcgacCAGGTGTCCCAATAATCAGGTCATTGCCACCACCTCCCAATCTCGCCTTGAACCTCCCTCGCCCTCCTCCGTCTGTTCAGTACCCCGGTCCCCCCAGGCCATTAGGTGTTCCAATGATGCAACCCATGCATCCACAGCACCAGCTCTCGATGCCTGGGCCACCTGGACACCAGCCGATGATGATGAACCGGCCTCCACAGATGCAGCATGGCATGCCTGTGCCACCTCCACCGGGATCACAGTTTGCTCATCTTCAAGTTCCAAGACCTTATGGTCAGCTTCCACCAACTATGCATGGGATGATGCAACCACCACCTATGCATGGGATGCCGCCTCCACCACCACATGAGGAGGCACCACCTCTTCCTGAGGAGCCAGAGCCAAAGAGACAGAAATTCGACGAGTCAGCTCTCGTTCCAGAAGAACAATTCCTTGCTCAGCATCCG GGTCCTGCTACGATCAGGGTCTCTGTTCCAAACGTGGATGATGGGCAAGTCATTGAGATCACAGTGCATTCATTATCAGAAAACGTGGGAAGTTTGAAAGAGAAGATAGCTGGTGAAACACAGATTCCAGCAAACAAACAGAAGTTGAGTGGAAAAGCTGGGTTCTTAAAGGACAACTTGTCACTTGCACATTACAATGTTGGAGCAGGTGAAATGTTAACACTGTCTTTGAGAGAACGTGGTGGGAGAAAGAGATAG